A window of Hemitrygon akajei unplaced genomic scaffold, sHemAka1.3 Scf000121, whole genome shotgun sequence contains these coding sequences:
- the LOC140723621 gene encoding uncharacterized protein — protein sequence MRAVHKRPLENGCRVGRSLHGGSPFICSDSGNGFTRSSQLNVHQQVHTGTRPLTCSLCEKGFSLSSHLWTHQSVYIGQRLVICGICGEEFTQSTNLMAHQRVHTRERPFTCSDCGKGFTQSSQLLRHQSVHTGDRPFNCSACGKGFTSAYKLLRHQSVHTGERPFTCSECGKGFTSSYQLLRHQSVHTGEWPFTCSDCGKRFTELSRLKIHQRVHTGERPFNCSDCGKGFAQSSQLKVHQRIHTGERPFTCSDCGKGFTSSSLLKVHQQVHTGEKPFTCSDCGNAFTSSAHLLRHQSVHTGERPFTCSDCGKRFTLSYKLLKHRSVHTGEWPFSCSDCGKGFTELPQLKVHQRVHTRERPFTCSNCGKGFAQSSQLKVHQRVHTRERPFTCSDCGKGFTCSSHLKVHQRVHTGEKPFTCSDCGKGFTQLSQLKAHQGVHTGEWQITCSDCGKGFASSSHLKVHQRVHTGERPFTCSNCGKGFTQSSILKAHQRLHTG from the exons ATGCGCGCAGTTCACAAAAGGCCTCTGGAAAACGGCTGCCGGGTCGGACGCAG TTTACACGGGGGGagcccattcatctgctcagacagtgggaatggattcactcggtcatctcaactgaacgtacatcagcaagttcacactgggacaaggccattaacctgttctctgtgtgagaagggattcagtctgTCATCCCACCTCTGGACACACCAATCAGTTTAcattgggcagaggctggtcatctgtggaatttgtggggaagaattCACTCAGTCAActaacctaatggctcaccagcgagttcacactcgggagcggccgttcacctgctcagactgtgggaaaggattcactcagtcatctcagttactgagacaccagtcagttcacactggggacaggccattcaactgctcagcctgcgggaagggattcacttccgCATATAagttactgagacaccagtcagttcacactggggagaggccattcacctgctcagaatgtgggaagggattcacatcaTCATATCagttactgagacaccagtcagttcacaccggagagtggccgttcacctgctcagactgtgggaagcgattcactgaaTTATCTcgactgaagatacatcagcgagttcacaccggagagaggccattcaactgctcagactgtgggaagggattcgctcagtcatctcaactgaaggtacatcagcgaattcacacgggggagaggccattcacctgctcggactgtgggaagggattcacttcatcatctctactgaaggtacatcaacaagttcacactggggagaagccgttcacgtGCTCGGACTGTGGCAATGCATTCACTTCTTCAGCTCacttactgagacaccagtcagttcacactggggagaggccattcacctgctcagactgtgggaaacgattcactttgtcatataagttactgaaacaccggtcagttcacaccggagagtggccgttttcctgctcagactgcgggaagggattcaccgaaTTACCTCAacttaaggtacatcagcgagttcacaccagagagaggccgttcacctgctcaaactgtgggaagggattcgctcagtcatctcaactgaaggtacatcagcgagttcacaccagagagaggccattcacctgctcggactgcgggaagggattcacttgctcatcccatctgaaggtacatcagcgagttcacactggagagaagccgttcacctgctcagactgtgggaaaggattcactcagttatctcaACTGAAGGCACACCagggagttcacactggagagtggcaaatcacctgctcagactgtgggaagggattcgcttcgtcatcccatctgaaggtacatcagcgagttcacactggggagcggccgttcacctgctcaaactgtgggaaaggattcactcagtcatccatcctaaaggcacaccagcgacttcacactgggtag